A genome region from Maridesulfovibrio salexigens DSM 2638 includes the following:
- a CDS encoding uridine monophosphate kinase, whose translation MGKLIKEEGEKGRLHIETKLLGESLVGKECLRNTEADNYFHMQPEVNVLKIGGQSIMDRGANALLPILDELVKAKEEHKILLMTGGGTRARHVYNIGVDLGMPTGVLSKLGDKVSWQNAEMLSVLLAKRGGVKIGHGEHLEQLNMYCQLGYLPITTGIPPYGFFEHPAEVGSIPPHRTDSGAFLLAENIGAKSVIYLKDEKGLYEDDPKKAKDRETLKFYDRIHVDELIEMDLDDLIVERAVLTFLKNAKTLKQFQIIDVLRDPECVHAALRGEHVGTIVYKD comes from the coding sequence ATGGGTAAATTGATTAAGGAAGAAGGCGAAAAAGGCCGTCTGCATATAGAAACCAAGCTGCTGGGTGAATCTCTTGTCGGTAAAGAGTGTCTGCGTAATACCGAAGCGGATAATTATTTCCACATGCAGCCAGAGGTTAATGTTCTTAAGATCGGTGGTCAGTCCATCATGGACCGCGGAGCAAATGCTCTGCTGCCTATCCTTGATGAATTGGTCAAAGCCAAGGAAGAACACAAAATCCTGCTCATGACCGGGGGCGGTACCCGTGCCCGTCACGTATATAATATCGGCGTTGATCTGGGCATGCCCACCGGTGTTCTTTCCAAGCTGGGTGATAAGGTTTCATGGCAGAACGCAGAGATGCTCTCTGTACTGCTGGCTAAACGCGGCGGTGTAAAAATCGGTCATGGTGAGCATCTTGAGCAGCTGAACATGTATTGCCAGCTCGGTTATCTGCCCATCACCACAGGTATTCCGCCTTACGGATTCTTCGAGCATCCGGCAGAAGTAGGTTCTATTCCGCCGCACCGCACTGACTCCGGTGCATTCCTGCTGGCGGAAAACATAGGTGCTAAGTCTGTTATTTATCTTAAGGATGAAAAAGGACTTTATGAGGATGACCCTAAGAAGGCCAAGGACCGTGAAACCCTCAAGTTCTATGACCGTATCCATGTAGACGAGTTGATTGAGATGGATCTTGATGACCTCATCGTCGAGCGTGCTGTTCTGACCTTCCTCAAGAACGCTAAGACTCTTAAGCAGTTCCAGATTATCGATGTTCTGCGTGATCCGGAATGCGTACATGCCGCATTGCGCGGAGAGCACGTTGGAACCATTGTTTATAAAGATTAA
- a CDS encoding iron-containing alcohol dehydrogenase, which translates to MARFTIPREVYFGAGTIEELKNIKGSKAVIVISGGSVKRNGALNKIEGFLKEAGIETTLFEGVEADPSVATVRRGVELMNDFQPDWIIGVGGGSPIDAAKAMWIFYEHPEFTFEEAAKPFNLPELRKKARFAAVPTTSGTGTEVTAFSIITDNDTELKFPIADFNITPDLAIVDSDLAQSMPASLVAHTGMDALTHALEAYVSIMANELTDCLAMKSMEMIQDELVKSYKGDKESRDKMHVSQCLAGMSFSNAILGIVHSMAHKTGHLFGIPHGCANAIYLPAAIRFNAEKAGEKYADAAKRLGLAGSNTKELVESLINFVKELNVDMQIPATLKEFGVNENDFLANLDKIAEGACEDPCTSTNPREISVEQMKELFKLSYYGN; encoded by the coding sequence ATGGCAAGATTTACCATTCCCCGTGAAGTGTACTTTGGTGCAGGCACCATTGAAGAACTTAAAAATATCAAAGGCAGTAAAGCTGTTATCGTCATCAGTGGCGGTTCTGTAAAAAGAAACGGTGCTCTTAATAAGATTGAAGGCTTTCTGAAAGAAGCAGGTATCGAAACCACCCTGTTCGAAGGTGTTGAGGCTGATCCCTCTGTTGCAACCGTTCGCCGCGGCGTTGAACTAATGAATGATTTTCAGCCTGACTGGATCATCGGCGTGGGCGGCGGTTCCCCCATTGATGCAGCTAAGGCAATGTGGATTTTTTACGAACATCCCGAATTTACTTTTGAAGAAGCAGCCAAGCCGTTCAATCTGCCTGAACTGCGTAAGAAAGCTCGTTTTGCAGCTGTCCCCACCACAAGTGGCACCGGAACAGAGGTAACTGCGTTCTCTATTATCACCGACAATGATACAGAGTTGAAGTTCCCCATCGCTGACTTCAACATTACTCCTGATCTGGCGATTGTTGATAGCGATCTGGCTCAGTCAATGCCTGCATCTCTCGTGGCTCATACCGGTATGGATGCTTTGACCCATGCTCTTGAAGCTTACGTTTCCATTATGGCTAATGAGCTTACCGATTGCCTCGCTATGAAATCCATGGAGATGATTCAGGACGAGCTTGTTAAATCCTACAAGGGCGACAAGGAATCCAGAGACAAGATGCATGTTTCCCAGTGCTTGGCTGGTATGTCCTTCTCCAACGCAATTCTCGGTATTGTTCACAGTATGGCCCACAAGACTGGACACCTTTTCGGTATTCCTCACGGCTGTGCAAACGCTATCTACCTTCCTGCTGCAATCCGTTTCAATGCGGAAAAAGCCGGTGAAAAATATGCTGATGCCGCAAAGAGGCTGGGGCTTGCCGGTTCCAACACTAAAGAACTGGTGGAATCCCTGATCAACTTCGTTAAAGAACTAAACGTGGATATGCAGATTCCTGCTACCCTCAAAGAGTTCGGTGTTAATGAAAATGACTTCCTTGCCAACCTCGACAAGATTGCCGAAGGCGCATGTGAAGATCCCTGCACCAGCACCAATCCTCGTGAGATCAGCGTTGAGCAGATGAAAGAACTGTTCAAGCTGTCCTACTACGGTAATTAA
- a CDS encoding putative sulfate/molybdate transporter, with the protein MRISFNRMEWAGAVGDLGALLPLAFAMIMVNGLSATGVLLSVGLFYIIGGIYYRVPIAVQPMKVVSAYAIAQSLSPTVITGAGFIIAALMLFLGTSGLVKKAAKMIPLPVIRGVQVSTGILLLLKGVSLAAGTSALQAAQGKVEPFLAVQSFGPVPLSVFFGILFGIVTMLLINSKRLPAGLVVVGCGAVLGGLLGSWQGLADLSLGFHLPQFMPFGFPTADDFSFALLALVLPQIPMTLGNAVIANRDLSHEYFGSESRRVTDRALCISMGIANGFAALIGGMPLCHGAGGLAAHYRFGARTCGSNLIIGALFVLLAIGFGSGSVKVLQLIPMGVLGVLLVFAGVQLVLAMRDMTARSAQAVIAVMLGITLLSNLAWAFGAGILLSIIFSRFKVSQ; encoded by the coding sequence GTGCGTATAAGTTTCAACAGGATGGAGTGGGCCGGAGCGGTTGGTGATCTCGGTGCTTTGCTGCCATTAGCCTTTGCCATGATTATGGTTAATGGCCTTTCGGCAACCGGGGTCTTGTTATCGGTTGGCCTGTTCTACATCATCGGCGGAATATACTATCGGGTTCCCATTGCGGTACAGCCGATGAAGGTGGTTTCGGCTTATGCAATTGCCCAGTCACTCAGCCCTACAGTGATTACCGGGGCAGGGTTTATCATTGCTGCTTTAATGCTGTTCCTCGGTACCAGCGGTTTGGTTAAGAAAGCGGCAAAGATGATCCCGCTGCCTGTTATCCGCGGTGTTCAGGTTTCAACCGGGATATTGCTGCTGCTGAAAGGTGTTTCCCTCGCGGCCGGAACAAGTGCATTACAGGCTGCACAGGGAAAGGTTGAGCCGTTTCTGGCTGTTCAATCTTTCGGACCTGTACCTCTTAGCGTGTTTTTCGGAATTCTATTCGGAATCGTCACTATGCTTTTAATCAATAGCAAAAGACTTCCCGCCGGACTTGTCGTTGTGGGCTGTGGTGCGGTTCTGGGTGGATTGCTCGGGTCATGGCAGGGATTGGCTGACCTTAGTTTAGGTTTTCATCTGCCGCAATTCATGCCTTTCGGTTTTCCCACAGCGGATGATTTTTCTTTTGCCCTGCTGGCGCTGGTCTTACCCCAGATTCCCATGACGCTGGGTAATGCGGTTATTGCCAACCGTGATTTGAGTCATGAATATTTCGGTTCGGAAAGTAGGCGGGTAACTGATCGTGCCTTGTGCATAAGCATGGGCATTGCCAACGGCTTTGCTGCGCTGATAGGTGGAATGCCGCTTTGTCACGGAGCAGGGGGGCTTGCAGCCCATTATCGCTTCGGTGCGAGGACATGCGGTTCCAACCTGATTATCGGTGCTTTGTTCGTTCTGCTGGCAATAGGTTTCGGATCGGGATCAGTAAAGGTTCTGCAACTTATCCCCATGGGTGTGCTCGGGGTATTGCTGGTTTTTGCCGGGGTTCAGCTGGTACTGGCTATGCGTGATATGACCGCGAGGTCAGCGCAGGCTGTGATTGCAGTCATGCTTGGCATTACCCTTCTTTCGAATCTTGCTTGGGCTTTTGGAGCCGGTATTCTGCTGAGTATTATTTTTTCAAGGTTTAAGGTGTCACAATAG
- a CDS encoding substrate-binding periplasmic protein: protein MKQLLTIILTILLLIATAASSLAQKVIVPVSHYPPWRIVNNSNDINGINIDITNALLQKLDLEATYIIRPWKRAQRMMKKGTADLMSGLLKHEDREQYMVFLEPPYKTHSSKAFYVLKDRSIKLTSYDDLYKYRIGVTLGTKFFPKFDHDNALKKDMGKDATNNFRKLEVGRIDTLILTETVGDYLRYKLGYQDTVEKADYVYRKPLAVYFAVSKRSPLAQRVPELNAALKTMVETGEVQDIIDRFLAKYQTVQ, encoded by the coding sequence ATGAAGCAACTCCTTACTATCATACTAACTATACTACTCTTAATCGCGACTGCAGCTTCAAGCCTTGCGCAAAAAGTAATTGTTCCTGTGTCACATTATCCTCCATGGAGAATTGTAAATAACAGCAATGATATCAATGGTATCAATATCGACATAACAAATGCCCTGCTGCAAAAATTGGATCTGGAAGCCACCTATATAATTCGCCCATGGAAGCGGGCCCAAAGAATGATGAAGAAAGGCACAGCCGACCTCATGAGTGGGCTGCTCAAACATGAGGATCGCGAACAATACATGGTCTTTCTCGAGCCCCCATATAAGACGCACAGCTCTAAGGCTTTTTATGTCTTAAAAGACAGATCTATTAAGCTTACATCGTACGATGACCTATACAAGTATAGAATCGGGGTCACCCTCGGAACAAAATTCTTTCCTAAATTTGATCATGACAACGCCCTGAAAAAAGATATGGGGAAAGATGCAACAAACAATTTTAGGAAGCTGGAAGTAGGACGAATAGATACCCTGATTCTGACTGAAACAGTCGGTGACTATCTACGCTACAAACTAGGTTATCAGGACACAGTGGAAAAAGCGGATTACGTGTACAGGAAGCCCCTTGCTGTATACTTCGCTGTCTCAAAAAGATCTCCCTTGGCGCAGAGAGTTCCGGAACTCAATGCAGCCCTGAAGACAATGGTTGAAACTGGAGAAGTCCAAGATATTATCGACCGTTTTCTAGCTAAATATCAGACCGTTCAATGA
- a CDS encoding helix-turn-helix transcriptional regulator translates to MSKKAGGGKPQRYVQPSLLLALKSGSSYGYELIQTISGYGFLRAEAPPGMIYRHLRQMDEEGLVESKWDAEGDGPAKRVYAITPEGLEILEAWIIHMERQRDALDSFIARYREGQ, encoded by the coding sequence ATGTCGAAGAAAGCAGGCGGGGGCAAGCCCCAAAGGTATGTGCAGCCATCGTTGTTGCTGGCCTTAAAATCAGGATCTTCATATGGTTATGAGTTGATTCAGACCATTAGCGGGTATGGTTTTTTGCGGGCAGAAGCGCCTCCCGGTATGATCTATCGTCATTTGCGGCAGATGGATGAAGAAGGTCTGGTCGAATCAAAGTGGGATGCTGAGGGGGACGGTCCGGCTAAGCGTGTGTATGCCATTACCCCTGAAGGTCTCGAGATTCTTGAAGCGTGGATAATACATATGGAACGCCAGCGCGATGCACTGGACAGTTTTATTGCCCGCTACCGGGAAGGCCAATAG
- a CDS encoding nitrite reductase, with amino-acid sequence MDNIVAEALTAMPVERKDGTYALRIPLAQGQCTPGMMKTVMETMAKFSLTSVRVTTGQRLNLEGIPKDKVDEVIASLGTKVDKVPPTVGVCTGAGVCKYGVQDSRGMGKKLLEVIKANGPYPFKIKSGVSGCKMVCAFSNVRDIGLVGTPKGWDVLFGGGAARNVRAGVKIGTKLGDDEALALIEKALDFYKENGRKRERISGLVDRLGEEALLEATK; translated from the coding sequence ATGGATAATATTGTTGCTGAAGCTCTTACAGCTATGCCCGTTGAACGCAAAGACGGAACCTACGCTCTGCGTATTCCTCTGGCTCAGGGGCAGTGTACCCCCGGTATGATGAAAACTGTCATGGAAACTATGGCTAAGTTCAGTCTTACTTCTGTTCGTGTGACTACCGGTCAGCGTTTGAATCTGGAAGGCATTCCCAAGGATAAAGTGGACGAGGTTATTGCCAGCCTTGGAACCAAGGTTGATAAAGTTCCTCCGACCGTAGGTGTTTGCACCGGTGCGGGCGTATGTAAATACGGTGTTCAGGATAGCCGAGGCATGGGTAAAAAGCTGCTTGAAGTCATCAAGGCAAACGGTCCTTACCCCTTCAAGATTAAAAGTGGTGTTTCAGGCTGTAAAATGGTCTGTGCATTCAGCAATGTGCGCGATATCGGCCTTGTCGGTACTCCCAAAGGATGGGATGTTCTCTTCGGCGGCGGCGCAGCACGTAATGTTCGTGCAGGTGTAAAAATCGGTACCAAACTCGGTGACGATGAAGCCCTCGCACTGATCGAAAAGGCCCTTGATTTCTACAAAGAAAACGGTCGCAAGCGCGAACGCATCAGCGGTCTTGTTGACCGTCTCGGTGAAGAAGCTCTGCTCGAAGCAACCAAGTAA
- a CDS encoding winged helix-turn-helix transcriptional regulator translates to MPEDRTHKVSCSSFTYELEVAFEILSGKWVPLIIWHLADGEPKRFGEMRRLMPKVTQKMLTQQLRALEKHGLVSRKVYQEVPPAVEYSLTEMGLKLIPIFENVNGWAVEYLEKREES, encoded by the coding sequence ATGCCTGAAGACAGAACTCACAAAGTGAGCTGCAGCAGCTTTACATATGAATTGGAAGTGGCCTTTGAAATCCTGTCCGGAAAATGGGTGCCACTAATTATCTGGCACCTAGCAGACGGAGAACCGAAAAGATTCGGAGAAATGCGCAGACTGATGCCCAAGGTGACCCAGAAAATGCTGACCCAGCAACTGCGGGCTCTCGAAAAGCACGGACTGGTCAGCCGGAAGGTATATCAGGAGGTACCCCCGGCAGTAGAATACTCACTCACCGAAATGGGCCTGAAACTGATCCCTATCTTTGAAAATGTTAATGGATGGGCTGTGGAGTATCTGGAGAAGCGGGAAGAATCATAA